The following proteins come from a genomic window of Parambassis ranga chromosome 4, fParRan2.1, whole genome shotgun sequence:
- the LOC114434397 gene encoding sodium-dependent phosphate transport protein 2B-like, producing MAPRPEAGSDSSPTPNDTTPTEDMDILPAYSTVDLVDIKPEVGDPWDLPELKDTGIKWSELDTKGKIMRVLTSTVKFFLLVGLLYLFICLLDILSSAFQLVGGKAAGDIFQDNVVLSNPVAGLMIGVLVTVLVQSSSTSSSIVVSMVSSGLLEVQSAVPIIMGANIGTTVTNTIVAMMQAGDRNEFRRAFAGATVHDFFNWLSVLILLPLEVATRVLYKLTHLIIKSFNLESGEDAPDLLKVITDPLTKSIIQFDKSVITRIATGDLAARNKSLIKIWCKKKVNKTFWNATVELCPAGAVCWGEGNLIWTQMNSSWTDYQEKCKHLFTDTNLPDLAVGLILLAMSLLMFCTCLILIVKLLNSMLKGHVAVVIKKVLNTDFPFPFGWVTGYIAILVGAGMTFIVQSSSVFTSAITPLVGIGVISLERAYPLTLGSNIGTTTTAIFAAMASPGETLANSLQIALCHFFFNIMGILLWYPIPFTRVPIRLARGLGNKTARYRWFAGLYLILCFLVLPLGVFGLSLAGWQVLVGVGVPIIVLAIIVIIINVMQSRCPRFLPKFLHNWNFLPCPMRSLAPWDTVVTMFLEGCRCRFCRCCRKNQEEEMIAGMSLEMHGNQAMSRDEDTQCEVKATEL from the exons ATGGCTCCAAGACCAGAAGCAGGGTCTGATTCCTCCCCTACTCCCA ATGACACCACTCCAACTGAAGACATGGACATCCTGCCGGCTTACTCCACCGTGGACCTGGTGGATATAAAACCAGAAGTAGGTGATCCCTGGGATCTCCCTGAGCTCAAAGACACAGGGATCAAGTGGTCAG AACTGGACACAAAAGGGAAGATTATGAGAGTGCTGACTTCAACTGTGAAGTTCTTTCTACTGGTTGGACTTCTCTACCTCTTTATTTGCTTACTGGATATTCTGAGCTCTGCTTTTCAGCTAGTTGGAG gtaaagCTGCTGGTGACATCTTTCAGGACAATGTTGTGTTGTCCAACCCTGTGGCTGGACTGATGATTGGGGTGTTAGTCACAGTGCTGGTGCAGAgctccagcacctcctcctctatTGTGGTCAGCATGGTGTCCTCTGGAT TGCTGGAGGTCCAGTCTGCAGTGCCTATCATCATGGGAGCCAACATCGGAACAACTGTTACCAACACTATTGTGGCTATGATGCAGGCAGGAGACCGAAATGAGTTCCGCAG GGCTTTTGCAGGAGCTACGGTCCACGACTTCTTCAACTGGCTGTCCGTGCTGATTCTTCTGCCTTTGGAAGTCGCCACGCGTGTTTTGTATAAACTCACCCACCTCATCATCAAATCTTTCAACCTGGAGTCAGGAGAGGATGCACCAGACCTGCTCAAAGTCATCACAGACCCACTCACCAAGTCCATCATTCAG TTTGACAAATCTGTTATCACTCGGATTGCCACTGGTGACCTTGCAGCCAGAAACAAGAGTCTGATCAAAAtctggtgcaaaaaaaaagtcaacaag ACTTTCTGGAATGCCACAGTGGAACTCTGCCCTGCTGGTGCCGTCTGCTGGGGGGAAGGAAACCTTATCTGGACCCAGATGAACTCAAGCTGGACTGATTACCAAGAGAAAT GCAAACACCTCTTCACCGACACTAACCTGCCAGACCTGGCTGTGGGCCTCATTCTCCTGGCTATGTCACTGCTCATGTTCTGCACCTGCCTCATCCTCATCGTCAAGCTGCTCAACTCCATGTTGAAGGGGCATGTGGCCGTGGTGATAAAGAAGGTTCTCAACACAG ACTTCCCCTTTCCCTTTGGCTGGGTGACTGGATACATTGCAATTTTGGTGGGTGCCGGTATGACCTTCATTGTGCAGAGTAGCTCCGTCTTCACCTCAGCCATAACTCCTCTTGTTG GTATTGGTGTCATTAGCCTTGAGAGGGCATATCCTCTGACACTGGGCTCAAATATTGGGACAACAACCACTGCTATTTTTGCTGCTATGGCTAGCCCTGGAGAAACTTTAGCCAACTCTCTGCAG ATCGCACTTTGTCATTTCTTCTTCAACATCATGGGCATCTTACTGTGGTATCCAATCCCATTCACGCGGGTGCCCATTAGGTTAGCCAGAGGGCTGGGGAACAAGACGGCCAGATACAGATGGTTTGCCGGCCTCTACCTCATCCTGTGCTTCTTGGTGCTGCCTCTGGGAGTGTTCGGCCTGTCCCTGGCTGGTTGGCAAGTCTTGGTCGGTGTCGGCGTGCCCATCATTGTGTTGGCCATCATTGTTATCATCATCAATGTGATGCAGTCCCGCTGCCCTCGCTTTCTGCCCAAGTTCCTCCACAACTGGAACTTTTTGCCATGCCCGATGCGCTCCCTGGCACCATGGGACACTGTGGTCACCATGTTTCTGGAGGGCTGCAGATGCAGATTCTGCAGGTGCTGCCGAAAAAACCAGGAGGAAGAAATGATCGCTGGGATGAGCCTGGAGATGCATGGTAACCAGGCTATGTCTAGAGatgaagacacacagtgtgaggtTAAAGCAACAGAGCTTTAA